The Leclercia sp. S52 genome has a segment encoding these proteins:
- a CDS encoding diaminobutyrate--2-oxoglutarate transaminase, which produces MMTDKVRIDTLNASSFKTNETYLARQAEMESNVRSYPRKLPLAITKADGVWITDADNKEYLDCLAGAGTLALGHNHPDVLKSIQSVITSGLPLHTLDLTTPLKDAFSEYLLSMLPGQGKEYCLQFTGPSGADAVEAALKLAKKVTGRSGIISFSGAYHGMTHGALSVTGNLSPKEAVDGMMPEVQFMPYPHQYRCPLGIGGEAGVKALTYYFENLINDVESGVRKPAAVILEAVQGEGGVNPAPVEWLQRIRKVTEEHGILLILDEVQAGFARTGKFFAFEHAGIQPDIIVMSKAVGGGLPLAVLGIKKQFDAWSPGHHTGTFRGNQLAMATGLTTLQILKEQNIADKVAAQGEWLKAKLVELQKRYPVIGHVRGLGMMIGIEIVKPHEAADHMGCFPGDGELSALIQKKCFEAGLILERGGRNGNVVRLLPSLLISDRELNVFLDKFEQALLAAGVRPV; this is translated from the coding sequence ATGATGACGGATAAAGTCCGTATTGATACTTTGAATGCCTCTTCTTTCAAAACCAACGAAACCTATCTGGCCCGTCAGGCCGAAATGGAATCCAATGTCAGGAGTTATCCGCGCAAGCTGCCTTTAGCCATTACGAAGGCGGATGGGGTGTGGATCACCGATGCGGATAACAAAGAGTATCTTGATTGCCTGGCCGGTGCGGGAACGCTGGCGCTGGGTCATAACCATCCTGATGTGCTGAAAAGCATCCAAAGTGTCATTACCAGCGGCTTGCCGTTACATACCCTGGATCTGACTACGCCGTTAAAAGACGCGTTCTCAGAATACCTGCTCTCCATGCTGCCAGGTCAGGGCAAAGAGTACTGCCTGCAGTTTACCGGTCCATCCGGTGCGGACGCCGTTGAAGCCGCGCTGAAGCTGGCGAAAAAAGTGACCGGCCGCAGCGGCATTATCAGCTTCTCCGGTGCCTATCACGGCATGACCCACGGCGCACTGTCCGTGACCGGCAACCTGTCTCCGAAAGAAGCGGTTGACGGCATGATGCCGGAAGTGCAGTTCATGCCTTACCCGCACCAGTACCGCTGCCCGCTGGGTATCGGTGGTGAAGCGGGCGTGAAAGCCCTGACTTACTACTTCGAAAACCTGATCAACGACGTCGAGAGCGGCGTGCGTAAACCTGCTGCCGTGATCCTGGAAGCAGTCCAGGGCGAAGGCGGCGTGAACCCGGCTCCGGTTGAGTGGCTGCAGCGCATCCGTAAAGTGACCGAAGAGCACGGCATTCTGCTGATCCTCGACGAAGTCCAGGCGGGCTTTGCCCGTACCGGTAAATTCTTCGCCTTCGAACACGCGGGTATCCAGCCTGACATCATCGTTATGTCCAAAGCTGTTGGCGGCGGTCTGCCGCTGGCCGTGCTCGGTATCAAAAAGCAGTTCGATGCCTGGTCTCCGGGTCACCATACCGGTACCTTCCGTGGCAACCAGCTGGCGATGGCAACCGGCCTCACCACCCTGCAGATCCTCAAAGAGCAGAACATCGCTGATAAAGTTGCCGCCCAGGGCGAGTGGCTGAAAGCGAAGCTGGTTGAGCTGCAGAAACGCTATCCGGTTATCGGTCACGTGCGCGGTCTGGGCATGATGATTGGTATTGAGATCGTTAAACCGCACGAAGCTGCCGACCACATGGGCTGCTTCCCGGGCGACGGCGAGCTGTCTGCGCTGATCCAGAAGAAATGCTTCGAAGCCGGTCTGATTCTGGAGCGTGGCGGCCGTAACGGTAACGTTGTGCGTCTGCTGCCTTCCCTGCTGATCAGCGATCGGGAGCTGAACGTGTTCCTGGACAAATTTGAGCAGGCGCTGCTTGCTGCGGGCGTTCGCCCAGTCTAA
- the thiD gene encoding bifunctional hydroxymethylpyrimidine kinase/phosphomethylpyrimidine kinase — protein sequence MKRINALTIAGTDPSGGAGIQADLKTFSALGVYGCSVITALVAQNTRGVQSVYRIEPDFVAAQLESVFSDVRIDTTKIGMLAETDIVEAVAEQLLRHQVKNVVLDTVMLAKSGDPLLSTAAVDTLRKKLLPQVALITPNLPEAAALLDAPHARSEQEMKAQGQALLAMGCEAVLMKGGHLDDPESPDWLFTRDGATRFTAPRVNTKNTHGTGCTLSAALAALRPRHDSWADTVREAKAWLSCALAQADTLEVGQGIGPVHHFHAWW from the coding sequence ATGAAACGGATTAATGCGCTTACCATCGCCGGCACCGACCCAAGCGGCGGAGCCGGGATCCAGGCTGACCTGAAAACCTTCTCCGCGCTGGGCGTATACGGCTGCTCGGTGATCACCGCCCTGGTGGCACAGAACACTCGCGGGGTGCAGTCGGTCTATCGCATCGAACCCGACTTCGTGGCGGCGCAGCTGGAGTCGGTATTCAGCGATGTGCGCATCGACACCACCAAGATCGGCATGCTGGCCGAAACCGATATCGTCGAGGCTGTGGCGGAGCAGCTCCTGCGTCATCAGGTGAAAAACGTGGTGCTGGACACGGTGATGCTGGCGAAAAGCGGCGACCCGCTGCTGTCGACCGCCGCCGTCGACACGCTGCGTAAAAAACTGCTGCCGCAGGTGGCGCTCATCACCCCCAATCTACCCGAAGCGGCGGCCTTGCTGGATGCGCCCCATGCCCGCAGCGAGCAGGAGATGAAAGCGCAGGGCCAGGCATTGCTGGCGATGGGCTGCGAGGCGGTGCTGATGAAGGGCGGCCATCTGGACGATCCCGAAAGCCCCGACTGGCTGTTCACCCGCGACGGGGCCACGCGCTTTACCGCCCCGCGGGTGAATACCAAAAACACCCATGGCACCGGCTGCACCCTATCTGCGGCGCTGGCCGCGCTGCGTCCGCGGCACGATAGCTGGGCGGATACGGTCCGCGAGGCCAAAGCCTGGCTCTCCTGTGCGCTCGCACAGGCGGACACGCTGGAAGTGGGGCAGGGCATAGGTCCGGTGCATCATTTTCATGCATGGTGGTAG